In the genome of Raphanus sativus cultivar WK10039 chromosome 4, ASM80110v3, whole genome shotgun sequence, one region contains:
- the LOC108848631 gene encoding 1-aminocyclopropane-1-carboxylate oxidase homolog 10, translating to MTETTEKVDLPASVSTTSGVKGLVDAKITEVPRSFRYPSSTLSNNRPSEISGLNLTVPIIDLGEINNNNTSARNAVVSKIKDAGEKWGFFQVINHGIPLTLLEDIKQGVRRFHEEDPEVKKNYFPTDSNKKFVYSNSFEDPYKSTPLNWRDSFTCFLAPDPPNPEEIPVACRDAVMDYSKHVMELGTLLFQLLSEALGLDSDILKRMDCLKGLFMLCHYYPPCPQPDLTLGINKHTDNSFLTLLLQDQIGGLQVLHKDYWVDVTPVHGAIVVNMGDFMQLITNDKFLSVEHRVRTNIDGPRISVACFFSSSLFPNATVYGPIKELLSDESPAKYRGITIPEYTSGYLASGFDGKSHLSKYRI from the exons ATGACAGAAACAACAGAAAAAGTCGACCTACCAGCTTCGGTCTCAACGACATCAGGAGTGAAAGGACTCGTTGACGCCAAAATAACAGAAGTCCCCCGGAGCTTTCGTTACCCTTCTTCAACTTTGTCCAACAACAGACCTTCTGAAATCTCGGGCTTAAACCTCACCGTCCCGATCATCGATCTTGGAGaaatcaacaacaacaacacgtCAGCAAGAAACGCCGTCGTTTCAAAGATCAAAGACGCAGGTGAGAAGTGGGGTTTTTTCCAAGTGATCAACCATGGTATTCCTTTAACTCTTCTTGAAGATATCAAACAAGGAGTTCGAAGATTTCACGAGGAAGATCCCGAGGTGAAGAAAAATTACTTTCCCACTGATTCCAACAAGAAGTTTGTTTACAGTAACAGCTTTGAAGATCCTTATAAATCAACTCCTTTGAATTGGAGAGACTCTTTCACTTGTTTCCTTGCTCCAGATCCTCCAAACCCTGAAGAGATCCCTGTAGCTTGCAG GGATGCTGTGATGGACTATTCGAAGCATGTAATGGAGTTAGGAACGTTACTCTTCCAACTTCTCTCGGAAGCTTTAGGTTTAGACTCAGATATACTCAAGAGGATGGATTGTCTCAAAGGTTTGTTTATGCTCTGCCATTACTACCCACCTTGCCCACAACCTGACCTAACTTTGGGAATAAATAAACACACCGACAACTCTTTCCTTACGCTTCTTCTTCAAGACCAAATCGGTGGTCTCCAAGTTCTTCATAAAGATTATTGGGTCGATGTAACCCCTGTTCATGGAGCTATTGTTGTCAATATGGGTGATTTCATGCAG ctgaTAACGAATGATAAGTTCTTGAGTGTGGAACATAGGGTACGTACGAACATAGATGGACCACGGATTTCAGTTGCATGTTTCTTTAGCTCGAGTCTGTTTCCAAATGCCACGGTTTATGGACCGATCAAAGAGCTTTTGTCTGATGAAAGTCCTGCAAAGTACAGAGGTATCACCATACCAGAGTATACTTCAGGTTACCTTGCCAGCGGCTTCGATGGGAAATCACATTTGTCTAAATATAGGATATGA
- the LOC108851491 gene encoding uncharacterized protein LOC108851491: MANRIAMLVSEAMNSNAVINTCLGVSFVVLGLRSDKQQKYVEALQEQKDSLSKSNKDMKVTMWEWKQQLFAEATSAGASAVVPLSTLKAIYGELTTQSGEAVKEESKVSTPRIMV, from the exons ATGGCGAACAGGATTGCAATGCTGGTCTCGGAAGCAATGAACAGCAATGCTGTGATAAACACGTGTCTTGGAGTATCGTTTGTGGTTCTGGGGCTTAGATCTGATAAACAGCAAAAGTATGTCGAGGCCTTGCAGGAGCAGAAAGATTCGCTGTCCAAGTCTAACAAGGATATGAAAGTTACAATGTGGGAGTGGAAACAACAGCTCTTTGCTGAAGCCACCTCTGCTGGTGCTTCCGCGGTTGTTCCTCTCTCCACTCTTAAGGCCATCTATGGAGAACTCACCACCCAATCTG GTGAAGCAGTCAAAGAAGAGTCTAAAGTGTCTACCCCCAGGATCATGGTTTGA